The Leptospira stimsonii genome includes the window GAAATTTTTCTCGAAGGAAACGAATACTTTCACATCGGCGGAAAAATGATTCCGATGGGCGGTTCTAGAATCATTCAAATTATCAACGCCGGTCGAGGAAATCTCGTAGAAAAACTCGGACCGGATGGGGAATACGAGAAATCCATTCGTCTCAAAGACGGTTGGATCTTAGAATGGAGCGATGATCGTAAGAGTTTTTCCGTGACGGATTTTCGAAACGGAGAAATGGACTACAACATTCCCAAGGGAAAAGAAAAGAAAACCTTGGAATTGAACGTAAAACCGGAAACCTTCTCTATGCCTGTCCTCTTCCAAATTCGCAATAATATGGAGTCAGAGGGGCTGGAAAAAATTCCCGGACTCGAGACCTTGAAAGAGATGGGAATCGAGATTAAAGGTTTAATCGGACTAAAGCAAATGGTGGATCAGATGAAGATCGACCTTGCGATGGGAGCCGCAAACGGAACTCTAACTCCGGATGAAATGACCCAAAGGTATTCGGTTCTCACACAGCTGATGGCCTTAATGCAACAAGGAAAGAAGGTTCTTACTGATTTTAACGTCGAAATTCATAGGAGAATCGCGATGCCGATCTCCTGTTTGATTTTTTTCTTCATTTCTTTCCCTTTGGGGCTCGTGGTAAAACGATCCGGAAAAGGAATGAGTTTTACGCTTGCAGTTGTTTTCCTAATGATCTACTTTACGTTTTTTACCCTGGGAAGTACGATCTCTTACAATGATAAGGTTCCGGATTGGATTGGACCTTGGAGCGCGAACATTTTGATCGCGATATTGAGCATCAATATCATGATCAAAAGAACGGATATGGATCTGCCAAAACCGATTCAAAAGGTTCTGGATAAGATTTCTGATCAAAAATCAAAATTGACAGAGAGATTAGAAAGATTAAGTATATGGGGAAAATTAAAAAAGATCACGAAAAGAGGTTCCTGACCCGGGACAATCCGTTGGTTAGTTTTGGAATTAATACGATGAGTCAAAAAAACGCGATCATTTGGCATCTCACTTCAGGAAAAGAATTCCCGATCCAGATCTGGAAGCACCCTCGTGTCAATATCGAATTGAGCAAGGTTTCCCTCGATGGACTGAGCGCCATCGATTTAATGAAGGCGGATATCCATATCTTTTTTCTTTCCGTAAATTTTCAAGAATGGAATCATATTCGAGAATTCATACGTAAGTTCGAGCTACATCCCTATGTCAGTTTGATCATGGTCTACTCCGAAGAATCCGAAAAGATCAACTCGGTCGTTCCCGAAACCGGTAAGATCGAAGTA containing:
- a CDS encoding LptF/LptG family permease is translated as MKDPDNRKKASGKKSVARSSANKTKPSETDLKTKKVAPSKKNSDSSLSKKIAKQKDSILGSSNDSSPKKSSASGGADLRTVRLSSVEDLPPDFKVHTDKRKFYMVIPILDRYILKEILSPFLVALAFFTMVYMVLALQKMIGLFVGKGVDPLRLLDYFGYLLANTLPMTIPMACLMSGIMAAGRLSGDSEITAIRSAGVSFPRIYINFLAFGFAMAMIVGYLNFYLSPENTRKMNEFNKWVLAYNPLLAITPGQFSGDKTQDLFEKRARTMYTEGMNSDTGELKGVQIREWEIFLEGNEYFHIGGKMIPMGGSRIIQIINAGRGNLVEKLGPDGEYEKSIRLKDGWILEWSDDRKSFSVTDFRNGEMDYNIPKGKEKKTLELNVKPETFSMPVLFQIRNNMESEGLEKIPGLETLKEMGIEIKGLIGLKQMVDQMKIDLAMGAANGTLTPDEMTQRYSVLTQLMALMQQGKKVLTDFNVEIHRRIAMPISCLIFFFISFPLGLVVKRSGKGMSFTLAVVFLMIYFTFFTLGSTISYNDKVPDWIGPWSANILIAILSINIMIKRTDMDLPKPIQKVLDKISDQKSKLTERLERLSIWGKLKKITKRGS